A genome region from Solanum pennellii chromosome 12, SPENNV200 includes the following:
- the LOC107006234 gene encoding uncharacterized protein LOC107006234, protein MGLNMAINLDVHELLVLGDSDLLIRQARGKWETRDIKLILYKQCLEDLIKKFKSIEFRYIPRFHNELADALATLASKLPYPGNTYIDPLEIQVRDQHGYCNIIAVEADGEPWYHDIKQFIKDREYPLHADKDQKRTIGRLTNGFLLSGDILYKRTPDLNLLRCVNNQEAETIMNEVHSGVCGPHMNGYVLAKKIIRAGYLVDHGARLLPICSQVPSVPNSQLLDPLTPFRVASYVCSMAYCYMEAITLKSVTKKAVVDFVHSNIICRFGIPKIIVADNAMNLNSHLMKEVCEQFKIVHRYSTPYHPKANGAVEAANKKHQEDS, encoded by the exons ATGGGTTTGAATATGGCAATAAATCTGGATGTACATGAGCTCTTAGTCTTGGGGGATTCCGACTTGCTCATTCGACAAGCTCGAGGCAAATGGGAAACTCGAGACATTAAGCTCATACTGTACAAACAATGTTTAGAAGATCTCATCAAAAAGTTCAAGTCCATTGAGTTTAGATATATTCCCAGGTTTCACAATGAGTTGGCTGATGCTTTGGCCACCCTAGCATCGAAGCTTCCATACCCAGGTAATACCTACATTGACCCGTTGGAAATCCAAGTTAGGGATCAACATGGTTATTGCAATATAATTGCGGTAGAGGCAGATGGTGAGCCTTGGTATCACGACATCAaacaatttataaaagatagagaatatccaCTGCATGCTGATAAAGATCAAAAAAGAACTATTGGGCGACTCACCAATGGGTTCCTCTTAAGTGGCGATATCTTATATAAAAGGACTCCGGATTTGAATTTATTACGATGTGTGAATAATCAAGAGGCGGAAACAATTATGAATGAGGTACACTCAGGGGTATGTGGCCCACATATGAATGGTTACGTCCTAGCAAAAAAGATTATTCGGGCAGGATACTTGGTTGACCATGGAGCGAGATTGCTTCCAATATGTTCGCAAGTGCCATCAGTGCCAAATTCACAGCTACTTGATCCACTCACCCCCTTTAGAGTTGCATCCTATGTCTGCTCCATGGCCTATTGTTACATGG AAGCTATCACGTTAAAATCAGTTACCAAGAAAGCGGTGGTGGACTTCGTTCATTCCAACATCATATGTCGTTTTGGCATACCAAAAATCATTGTTGCAGACAATGCAATGAATCTCAACAGCCACTTGATGAAGGAAGTTTGTGAGCAATTTAAAATTGTTCATCGTTATTCAACCCCTTATCATCCCAAAGCAAATGGGGCTGTTGAAGCTGCGAATAAGaaacatcaagaagattctTAG
- the LOC114073849 gene encoding uncharacterized protein LOC114073849, with the protein MVQGSRQWHEKLPFALMGYRTTVRTSVGATPYLLVYGIEAVIPAEVEIPSLRTIVEAEIEDTEWVKSRLEQLALIEEKRLTSICFGQLYQQRMARAYNKKVRPRNFEGGQLVVKRILPHQDEAKGKFAPNWQGPYVIKQVFSKGALQLTDMEGKAINTIVNADSIKRYYI; encoded by the coding sequence ATGGTGCAAGGATCTAGACAGTGGCATGAGAAATTACCCTTCGCTCTCATGGGATATCGCACGACTGTTCGTACGTCAGTCGGTGCAACTCCTTACTTATTGGTTTATGGAATTGAGGCTGTCATACCCGCAGAAGTTGAAATCCCTTCTCTTCGAACCATTGTTGAAGCAGAAATCGAGGATACAGAATGGGTTAAATCGAGGTTAGAACAATTAGCACTGATAGAAGAAAAACGATTGACATCAATTTGTTTTGGTCAATTATATCAGCAGAGAATGGCTCGGGCATATAATAAGAAAGTACGCCCAAGGAATTTTGAAGGGGGTCAACTTGTTGTGAAACGTATCCTTCCCCACCAAGACGAGGCCAAGGGAAAGTTTGCTCCAAATTGGCAAGGCCCTTATGTTATTAAGCAAGTGTTTTCCAAAGGAGCTTTGCAATTGACGGATATGGAGGGAAAGGCAATTAACACGATTGTCAATGCAGATTCGATCAAGAGATACTACATTTAG